A genomic window from Quercus lobata isolate SW786 chromosome 10, ValleyOak3.0 Primary Assembly, whole genome shotgun sequence includes:
- the LOC115964664 gene encoding uncharacterized protein LOC115964664: MFATSSSSVTVPTLVVPHSSTVPPLSTSKTPHNSSNPIINRRHLLTISISFFVTTPFTRPNSLAPPVADARGLFQMPPFRLTNRYFLVRAGESEYESLGIINTNPVAKTSMDSGLSEKGKKQIVRAAFELKAMGACEKGCWIWPSITQRAYQAAEIIASVNGVSRSYIVPEYSFLDARGLGAYEGKNLESVSEVYASDGISTTIKPPPIDDGTPNESVADVFVRVTQLMSILETQYSGDTVIIVSPDSDNLTILQAGLVGLDLRRHRDLSFAPGEVRFVDTKSIPTYKQPASAVYKCYNPPNCN; the protein is encoded by the exons ATGTTTGCAACATCTTCCTCGTCCGTTACAGTCCCAACTCTTGTTGTCCCACACTCCTCAACCGTTCCTCCATTATCAACCTCCAAAACTCCTCACAATTCCTCTAACCCCATAATAAACCGCCGGCACCTTCTCACTATCTCCATCTCCTTCTTTGTCACCACCCCTTTTACTCGACCCAATTCTCTAGCTCCGCCGGTCGCAGATGCCCGTGGCCTCTTCCAGATGCCCCCATTTCGGCTCACCAATAG GTATTTTTTGGTGAGGGCTGGGGAGTCTGAGTATGAGAGCTTGGGAATCATTAATACAAATCCTGTTGCAAAGACTTCAATGGATAGTGGGTTGTCAGAGAAAGGGAAGAAGCAGATTGTTCGGGCTGCTTTTGAACTTAAGGCAATGGGGGCTTGTGAAAAAGGATGTTGGATTTGGCCTTCTATTACTCAAAGAGCTTACCAGGCAGCAGAGATCATTGCATCAGTTAATGGAGTCAGTCGAAG TTATATAGTCCCAGAATACAGCTTTCTGGATGCTCGTGGATTGGGAGCTTATGAAGGAAAAAACTTGGAATCCGTTTCAGAA GTATATGCATCAGATGGTATTTCCACAACCATCAAACCTCCTCCTATCGATGATGGAACCCCAAATGAGAGTGTTGCAGATGTATTTGTTCGGGTAACACAACTCATGTCGATTCTTGAGACTCAATATTCTGGTGACACAGTTATTATTGTCTCACCAGACTCTGATAACTTGACAATCCTTCAAGCTGGTTTGGTTGGACTTGACCTGCGAAG GCATCGGGATCTTTCTTTTGCCCCCGGTGAAGTCCGATTTGTTGACACCAAAAGCATTCCTACTTACAAGCAGCCTGCATCTGCGGTGTATAAATGTTACAATCCACcaaattgtaattaa
- the LOC115965854 gene encoding polygalacturonase 1 beta-like protein 3: MERQINRTSFLIFFLFLLLSHFNVSHAKTATTTMTTTTTTETVTPISSLQVQANPFTPKASLIRYWNNHISNTLPKPQFLLSKASPLNAQDSAFFTNLASQNSLSSHFNSFCSLANLYCLFENQATTQVSIPTKDSNFTAYSNKHFENYGSSKRTGIDSFKNYSDGLNNLNDSFKKYSRSSTSHSETFTNYANNGNVADTNFTSYASAATGGSGEFNNYDKLVNVPNLQFTVYNSDSNNHKLTFSTYSDDTNSGSQAFTIYNKNGHSTPSEFNNYDGNSNTIASTFTSYGDSGKGSNDSFKVYGQSGNNPHNNFKSYGNGGSSGIDSFQSYRYKANVGDNSFQSYARNSNSGKVNFANYGKSFNHGNDTFKEYGKGTVNRGTSIGFRSYSMDRAFKEYALKGVTFSEYSNFSTVTQSTIGSVRGSDISVNRWVEPGKFFRESMLKQGNVMVMPDISDKMPKRSFLPRGILSKLPFSTLHLSEIAGIFHAREGSAMGRVLANALSECERGPSQGETKRCVGSVEDMIDFAVTVLGHNVVVRSTENVSGSKQNVTIGSVKGINGGEVTKSVSCHQSLYPYLLYYCHSVPKVRVYEADILDVESKAKINHGVAICHLDTSAWGPEHGAFVALGSSPGQIEVCHWIFENDMTWTIAD, translated from the exons atggaAAGACAAATCAATAGGACTAgttttctcatcttcttcttgttcttatTACTCTCACATTTCAAT GTTTCTCATGCCAAGACGGCGACGACGACGATGACGACGACAACAACAACTGAAACAGTCACACCAATCTCTTCACTCCAAGTCCAAGCCAACCCTTTCACTCCCAAAGCATCTCTCATCCGCTATTGGAACAACCACATCTCAAACACTCTCCCAAAACCGCAATTCCTTCTCTCCAAAGCCTCACCACTCAATGCCCAAGACTCAGCCTTTTTCACAAACCTCGCATCCCAAAACTCACTCTCTTCCCACTTCAACTCCTTCTGTTCCTTAGCCAATTTGTACTGTCTTTTCGAAAATCAAGCAACAACCCAAGTTTCTATCCCCACCAAAGACTCAAACTTTACTGCCTACTCCAACAAACACTTCGAAAACTATGGTTCCTCCAAGCGAACAGGGATCGACTCGTTCAAGAACTACTCAGATGGGTTAAACAACCTCAATGACTCGTTCAAAAAATACAGCAGATCCTCAACGAGTCACAGTGAAACCTTCACAAACTACGCAAACAACGGCAATGTAGCCGACACCAACTTCACCAGCTACGCCTCCGCAGCCACTGGTGGCTCCGGCGAGTTCAACAACTACGACAAGCTCGTCAACGTGCCCAATCTCCAATTCACTGTCTATAACTCGGACTCCAATAATCACAAACTCACTTTCTCAACCTATAGCGACGACACCAACTCGGGCTCTCAAGCTTTCACCATCTACAACAAGAATGGACACTCCACACCTAGCGAGTTCAACAATTACGACGGCAATTCCAACACCATTGCTTCAACTTTCACAAGCTACGGCGATTCAGGTAAAGGTTCAAACGACTCGTTTAAAGTGTACGGTCAATCAGGTAATAACCCACATAACAATTTCAAGAGCTATGGCAATGGTGGGAGCTCAGGGATCGATAGCTTTCAAAGCTATAGATATAAAGCAAATGTGGGTGACAATTCTTTTCAATCTTATGCTAGGAATTCAAATTCCGGGAAAGTGAATTTCGCAAACTATGGGAAATCATTTAACCATGGAAATGACACATTTAAAGAGTATGGTAAAGGCACAGTTAATCGTGGTACGTCAATAGGATTCAGATCTTATAGCATGGACCGCGCATTCAAGGAATACGCGTTAAAGGGTGTCACATTTTCGGAGTACAGCAATTTCAGCACTGTGACACAGAGTACTATTGGTTCTGTACGTGGTAGTGACATTTCTGTAAATAGATGGGTGGAACCGGGCAAGTTTTTTAGGGAGTCTATGTTGAAGCAGGGAAATGTCATGGTGATGCCCGACATTAGTGACAAAATGCCCAAAAGGTCGTTTTTGCCCCGGGGCATTTTGTCGAAACTACCATTTTCGACCTTGCATTTGTCCGAGATTGCGGGGATTTTCCACGCGCGGGAGGGCTCGGCTATGGGGCGCGTGCTGGCCAACGCGCTGTCTGAGTGCGAGAGGGGTCCGAGCCAGGGTGAGACCAAGCGGTGCGTGGGCTCGGTGGAGGACATGATAGACTTTGCAGTCACGGTTTTAGGCCACAATGTGGTGGTGAGGAGCACCGAAAATGTGAGTGGGTCAAAGCAAAATGTGACGATTGGGTCAGTCAAAGGGATCAACGGTGGAGAAGTGACCAAATCGGTGTCTTGCCATCAGAGCCTGTACCCTTACCTACTGTATTATTGTCACTCTGTGCCGAAAGTTAGGGTCTATGAGGCTGACATTCTTGACGTGGAGAGCAAGGCTAAGATCAACCATGGTGTTGCCATCTGTCACCTTGACACGTCAGCATGGGGCCCAGAGCATGGGGCCTTCGTGGCACTGGGGTCCAGCCCAGGACAAATTGAGGTGTGCCATTGGATCTTTGAGAATGACATGACATGGACCATTGCTGATTGA